Proteins co-encoded in one Desulfomicrobium macestii genomic window:
- a CDS encoding type II toxin-antitoxin system RelE family toxin: MTYSLRFKEEAKKEWDRLDPVIREHFAKKLLQRRERPRVNSAQLSGMPDCYKIKLRSAGYRLLYEVRDHEVVIVVIAVGKRERSAVYKIAAKRLR; the protein is encoded by the coding sequence ATGACCTATAGCCTGCGGTTCAAGGAAGAGGCCAAAAAGGAATGGGACAGGCTTGATCCCGTCATCCGCGAGCATTTCGCAAAAAAACTGCTCCAGCGGCGTGAGCGCCCAAGAGTGAACAGCGCCCAACTCTCGGGCATGCCGGACTGCTACAAGATCAAGCTTCGGAGCGCCGGTTACAGGCTGCTTTATGAAGTCCGCGACCATGAAGTAGTCATTGTCGTGATCGCGGTGGGAAAGCGTGAACGCAGCGCGGTATACAAGATTGCAGCCAAAAGACTGCGCTGA
- a CDS encoding type II toxin-antitoxin system Phd/YefM family antitoxin — MPNMILADVAASVSELKKNPMATVAAGEGFPVAILNHNEPVFYCVPAHAYETLMDKLEDMELAALATARKDQPEIEVAWDDL, encoded by the coding sequence ATGCCCAACATGATACTTGCCGATGTGGCGGCCAGCGTGTCGGAACTCAAGAAAAATCCCATGGCCACCGTCGCCGCGGGCGAAGGTTTCCCCGTGGCCATCCTCAATCACAACGAACCGGTCTTCTACTGTGTACCGGCTCATGCATACGAAACTCTCATGGACAAACTCGAAGACATGGAGCTTGCAGCCCTGGCCACCGCGCGCAAGGATCAACCGGAGATCGAGGTGGCCTGGGATGACCTATAG